A genomic window from Salvelinus alpinus chromosome 10, SLU_Salpinus.1, whole genome shotgun sequence includes:
- the LOC139533081 gene encoding zinc finger protein 135-like: MASVKLEDCSQTLEQNVNIKDEEEEEEIVSHGHIETFSTSREQQQEDHRANRSHHCPHCEEIFPFLSKLKIHLKIHTGEKPYSCSDCGGRFSRRSHLKRHQQIHTGEKPYSCSDCEKCFTTSSDLTVHQRTHTGEKPFSCSDCGGRFSQLSSLKKHQHIHTGEKPYFCSDCGKSFSLLDTLKAHERIHTGEKPYSCSDCGKRFSQQSNLKKHQRLHTGEKPYSCSDCEKSFSQLDKLNSHQRIHTGEKPYFCSDCGNCFTQIDTLKCHQRIHTGEKPYSCSDCGESFSQHSSLKKHKRIHTGEKPYFCSECGTSFSLQDSLKSHQRIHTGEKPYFCSDCGKDFSRHSSLKKHQRIHTGEKPYPCSECGKSFTTSSALTVHQRVHTGEKPYSCSDCGGSYSRLGNLQTHHRIHTGEKPYSCSDCGKCFTTSSALTVHQKTHTGEKHTNGFTQD; the protein is encoded by the coding sequence GTCACATTGAGACATTCTCTACATCCAGAGAGCAACAGCAGGAAGATCACAGAGCTAATAGGTCTCACCACTGCCCACATTGTGAGGAGATTTTCCCATTTCTATCAAAGCTAAAAATACACCtaaaaatacacacaggagagaagccttactcctgctctgactgtggggggAGATTCTCTCGACGGAGCCACTTAAAAAGACACCAacaaatacacacaggagagaagccctaCTCTTGCTCTGACTGTGAAAAATGCTTCACAACATCATCTGACCTAACAgttcaccagagaacacacacaggagagaagcctttttcctgctctgactgtggggggAGATTCTCTCAACTGAGCAGTTTAAAAAAACACCAacatatacacacaggagagaagccttacttctgctctgactgtgggaagagtttctccCTATTGGATACCTTAAAAgcacatgaacgtatacatacaggagaaaagccttactcctgctctgactgtgggaagaggttCTCTCAACAGAGCAACTTAAAAAAACACCAACGTTTacatacaggagaaaagccttattCCTGCTCGGACTGTGAAAAGAGTTTCTCCCAATTGGATAAGTTAAATAGTCACCAGCgaatacatacaggagagaagccttacttctgctctgactgtgggaattGTTTCACCCAAATTGATACATTAAAATGTCACCAGcgtatacatacaggagagaagccttactcttgCTCTGACTGTGGGGAGAGTTTCTCTCAACACAGCAGCTTAAAGAAACAcaaacgtatacacacaggagagaagccttacttctgcTCCGAATGTGGGACGAGTTTCTCTCTACAGGACAGCTTGAAATCACAccaacgtatacacacaggagagaagccttacttctgctctgactgtggaaaggaTTTCTCTCGACACAGCAGCTTAAAGAAACAccaacgtatacacacaggagagaagccttaccccTGCTctgaatgtgggaagagtttcacaACATCAAGTGCTCTGACAGTTCATCAGAGAgtgcacacaggagagaagccttactcctgctctgactgtggggggAGTTACTCTCGACTGGGAAACTTACAAACACACCATCGTATACATacgggagagaagccttactcttgTTCTGACTGTGGTAAATGCTTCACAACATCAAGTGCTCTGACAGTTcatcagaaaacacacacaggagagaagcacaCCAACGGATTCACACAAGATTAA